The Xiphias gladius isolate SHS-SW01 ecotype Sanya breed wild chromosome 4, ASM1685928v1, whole genome shotgun sequence genome includes a window with the following:
- the si:ch211-51e12.7 gene encoding small nuclear ribonucleoprotein-associated protein B' isoform X3: MDADTEEKMTETSKTSKDESERPVTENKSRGRGSRGRGRGGRMSRGGMRGGRGMMKGFGPPGHGRGRMKDVATNGLAPMRGMGRMRPYPDLRGHRGRGGPMGMGPPPPRPPPMHLRGPFPPMHRHGPPPPPPPGHPGFRGRPPHPRGRGMPPPGPPRHFHPRGPRGGGHTVQFTSQAPGTQALPHISPLLQQQRDT; encoded by the exons ATGGATGCAGACACAGAAGAGAAGATGACAGAAACTTCAAAGACTTCCAAGGATGAATCTGAGAGACCtgtaactgaaaacaaatccaG GGGTCGCGGGTCCAGAGGCCGTGGTCGAGGGGGTCGGATGAGTCGGGGTGGCATGCGTGGTGGGCGAGGCATGATGAAGGGGTTTGGTCCACCTGGACATGGGAGGGGTCGAATGAAGGACGTAGCCACGAATGGACTTGCACCCATGAG GGGAATGGGGAGGATGCGACCTTACCCAGACCTTAGAGGTCATCGAGGTAGGGGTGGACCAATGGGTATgggacctcctcctcctcgtccacCTCCCATGCATCTCAGAGGCCCCTTCCCACCCATGCACAG GCACGgtccccctccacctcctcccccagGTCATCCTGGTTTCAGAGGTCGCCCACCTCACCCTCGAGGCCGTGGCATGCCACCTCCTGGACCTCCACGCCACTTCCACCCCCGCGGCCCCAGAGG GGGGGGGCACACAGTACAGTTTACCTCCCAGGCCCCAGGAACCCAGGCCCTCCCTCAcatctctcccctccttcaACAGCAGCGTGACACCTGA
- the si:ch211-51e12.7 gene encoding small nuclear ribonucleoprotein-associated protein B' isoform X1 — MLLTPKSDQTICVPRQKSRFIRPGYVFPVLNCPVLMDADTEEKMTETSKTSKDESERPVTENKSRGRGSRGRGRGGRMSRGGMRGGRGMMKGFGPPGHGRGRMKDVATNGLAPMRGMGRMRPYPDLRGHRGRGGPMGMGPPPPRPPPMHLRGPFPPMHRHGPPPPPPPGHPGFRGRPPHPRGRGMPPPGPPRHFHPRGPRGGGHTVQFTSQAPGTQALPHISPLLQQQRDT, encoded by the exons atgctgttgacgccaaaaTCTGACCAGACCATATGCGTGCCTcggcagaaatccagattcatcagaccgggctacgtttttccagtcctcaactgtccagttttg ATGGATGCAGACACAGAAGAGAAGATGACAGAAACTTCAAAGACTTCCAAGGATGAATCTGAGAGACCtgtaactgaaaacaaatccaG GGGTCGCGGGTCCAGAGGCCGTGGTCGAGGGGGTCGGATGAGTCGGGGTGGCATGCGTGGTGGGCGAGGCATGATGAAGGGGTTTGGTCCACCTGGACATGGGAGGGGTCGAATGAAGGACGTAGCCACGAATGGACTTGCACCCATGAG GGGAATGGGGAGGATGCGACCTTACCCAGACCTTAGAGGTCATCGAGGTAGGGGTGGACCAATGGGTATgggacctcctcctcctcgtccacCTCCCATGCATCTCAGAGGCCCCTTCCCACCCATGCACAG GCACGgtccccctccacctcctcccccagGTCATCCTGGTTTCAGAGGTCGCCCACCTCACCCTCGAGGCCGTGGCATGCCACCTCCTGGACCTCCACGCCACTTCCACCCCCGCGGCCCCAGAGG GGGGGGGCACACAGTACAGTTTACCTCCCAGGCCCCAGGAACCCAGGCCCTCCCTCAcatctctcccctccttcaACAGCAGCGTGACACCTGA
- the si:ch211-51e12.7 gene encoding small nuclear ribonucleoprotein-associated protein B' isoform X2 yields the protein MLLTPKSDQTICVPRQKSRFIRPGYVFPVLNCPVLMDADTEEKMTETSKTSKDESERPVTENKSRGRGSRGRGRGGRMSRGGMRGGRGMMKGFGPPGHGRGRMKDVATNGLAPMRGMGRMRPYPDLRGHRGRGGPMGMGPPPPRPPPMHLRGPFPPMHRHGPPPPPPPGHPGFRGRPPHPRGRGMPPPGPPRHFHPRGPRGYHNGPVSPPPHPPPGRGQRWPGPPGGRRF from the exons atgctgttgacgccaaaaTCTGACCAGACCATATGCGTGCCTcggcagaaatccagattcatcagaccgggctacgtttttccagtcctcaactgtccagttttg ATGGATGCAGACACAGAAGAGAAGATGACAGAAACTTCAAAGACTTCCAAGGATGAATCTGAGAGACCtgtaactgaaaacaaatccaG GGGTCGCGGGTCCAGAGGCCGTGGTCGAGGGGGTCGGATGAGTCGGGGTGGCATGCGTGGTGGGCGAGGCATGATGAAGGGGTTTGGTCCACCTGGACATGGGAGGGGTCGAATGAAGGACGTAGCCACGAATGGACTTGCACCCATGAG GGGAATGGGGAGGATGCGACCTTACCCAGACCTTAGAGGTCATCGAGGTAGGGGTGGACCAATGGGTATgggacctcctcctcctcgtccacCTCCCATGCATCTCAGAGGCCCCTTCCCACCCATGCACAG GCACGgtccccctccacctcctcccccagGTCATCCTGGTTTCAGAGGTCGCCCACCTCACCCTCGAGGCCGTGGCATGCCACCTCCTGGACCTCCACGCCACTTCCACCCCCGCGGCCCCAGAGG CTACCACAATGGACCGGTCTCTCCTCCGCCTCACCCCCCACCTGGCAGAGGCCAGAGGTGGCCAGGGCCCCCTGGTGGCCGACGCTTTTAA